A region of Aliivibrio fischeri DNA encodes the following proteins:
- a CDS encoding oxaloacetate decarboxylase subunit gamma: MTDIGSLLWEAATLMLTGMCVVFAFLTILVYLVQLMSKLLPVELPPKQALAVQKVQNPDQTTVQPQIIAAISAAVKLHREKNK, from the coding sequence ATGACAGACATTGGAAGTCTATTATGGGAAGCAGCTACGCTCATGCTTACAGGTATGTGCGTTGTGTTTGCATTCCTAACCATCCTAGTTTATCTAGTTCAACTCATGTCAAAACTATTGCCTGTGGAGCTACCTCCAAAGCAAGCATTAGCTGTTCAAAAAGTTCAGAATCCCGATCAAACAACAGTGCAGCCTCAGATAATTGCTGCAATTTCTGCTGCGGTTAAATTACACCGCGAAAAGAATAAATAA
- the oadA gene encoding sodium-extruding oxaloacetate decarboxylase subunit alpha, whose product MSKPLSITDVVLRDAHQSLFATRMRVEDMLPIAEQLDKIGYWSLETWGGATFDSCIRYLGEDPWERLRLLKKAMPNTPMQMLLRGQNLLGYRHYADDVVEKFVERAHANGMDVFRIFDAMNDVRNFQKAVKATIDVGAHAQGTLSYTTSPVHNTDTWVDLAKRLEDLGCHSLCIKDMSGLLKPYEAEELITRIKTSCDVPLALHSHATTGLSTATAIKAVEAGIDILDTAISSMSQTYGHTPTETVVAMLEETGRDTNLKLDQLAPIASYFREVRKKYAKFEGQLKGVDSRILIAQVPGGMLTNMESQLKEQGAADKMDEVLAEIPKVRKDLGYIPLVTPTSQIVGTQAVINVLTGERYKSITKETAGVLKGEYGAAPAEVNAELQARVLDGKEAVTCRPADLLKAELYTLTDELLEKAKEENIELAEQQVDDVLTYALFPQVGLKFLKNRNNPEAFEPAPGTEKEAEQEEVKVSAAKGSVEAYSVKVDGQVYNVEVGPQGVISSVEQISAQAAPVQSPQLSAMDAESVDAPLAGNIFKVLVQAGAEVVEGDVLLILEAMKMETEIKASRSGTVQDILTKEGDAVTVGTPLLSLA is encoded by the coding sequence ATGTCTAAACCACTTTCTATCACTGATGTGGTACTTCGTGACGCCCATCAATCACTATTTGCAACACGTATGCGTGTTGAAGATATGTTACCGATTGCAGAACAGTTGGATAAAATTGGTTATTGGTCTCTAGAAACTTGGGGAGGCGCAACATTCGATTCTTGTATTCGTTATCTAGGAGAAGATCCGTGGGAGCGTTTACGATTATTAAAAAAAGCCATGCCTAATACACCAATGCAAATGCTTCTACGTGGTCAAAACTTATTAGGTTATCGTCACTATGCCGATGATGTAGTTGAGAAGTTTGTTGAACGAGCACATGCAAATGGAATGGATGTATTCCGTATTTTTGATGCAATGAACGATGTAAGAAACTTTCAAAAAGCGGTAAAAGCAACAATCGACGTGGGCGCTCATGCACAAGGTACGCTTTCATACACAACAAGTCCTGTTCATAATACCGATACTTGGGTCGATTTAGCCAAACGTCTAGAAGATTTAGGTTGTCACTCACTATGTATAAAAGACATGTCAGGTTTGCTTAAGCCTTATGAAGCTGAAGAGTTAATCACTCGAATTAAGACGTCTTGTGATGTGCCTTTAGCTCTGCATAGTCATGCAACAACTGGGCTTTCTACCGCAACAGCAATTAAAGCAGTAGAAGCTGGTATTGATATTCTTGATACGGCCATTTCTTCAATGAGTCAAACTTATGGTCATACACCAACAGAAACCGTTGTTGCTATGTTAGAAGAAACCGGACGTGATACTAATCTGAAATTAGATCAATTAGCACCTATTGCTAGTTATTTCCGAGAAGTTCGTAAGAAATATGCAAAATTTGAAGGTCAACTAAAAGGGGTTGATTCACGAATTCTTATTGCTCAAGTTCCGGGTGGTATGCTGACTAATATGGAAAGCCAACTTAAAGAGCAAGGTGCTGCTGATAAGATGGATGAAGTTTTAGCAGAAATCCCTAAAGTGCGTAAAGATCTTGGTTATATTCCACTAGTAACGCCAACTTCTCAAATTGTGGGAACACAAGCGGTGATTAATGTTCTTACTGGAGAGCGTTATAAGAGCATAACAAAAGAAACTGCTGGTGTACTGAAAGGGGAATACGGTGCAGCCCCTGCTGAGGTTAATGCTGAGCTACAAGCTCGAGTTCTTGATGGTAAAGAAGCGGTAACTTGTCGTCCTGCTGATCTTTTAAAAGCGGAACTTTATACATTAACTGATGAGTTACTGGAAAAAGCGAAAGAAGAGAATATTGAACTTGCTGAGCAACAGGTTGATGATGTTTTAACTTATGCATTATTCCCTCAAGTTGGTTTGAAATTCCTTAAAAACCGTAATAATCCAGAAGCATTTGAACCCGCTCCAGGTACTGAAAAAGAAGCTGAGCAGGAAGAGGTCAAAGTCTCTGCGGCTAAAGGCAGTGTTGAAGCCTATAGCGTAAAAGTGGATGGGCAAGTATATAACGTTGAAGTTGGTCCTCAGGGCGTTATCTCTTCTGTTGAACAAATTTCAGCGCAAGCTGCTCCAGTTCAATCACCGCAACTTTCTGCAATGGATGCTGAATCTGTTGATGCTCCATTGGCAGGCAATATCTTTAAGGTATTAGTGCAAGCAGGTGCAGAAGTTGTTGAAGGTGATGTATTACTTATTCTTGAAGCAATGAAAATGGAAACAGAAATCAAAGCTTCACGTAGTGGTACAGTGCAAGATATTTTAACTAAAGAAGGTGATGCGGTTACTGTTGGTACACCGTTACTTTCTCTAGCGTAG
- a CDS encoding sodium ion-translocating decarboxylase subunit beta, whose amino-acid sequence MDGLLTLWNETAIANFKFEQLIMMAVGCGLLFLAIKKGFEPLLLLPIGFGAILANIPNAGFTDPGGLLYYVYYVGIETGIFPLLIFMGVGAMTDFGALIANPKTLWLGAAAQVGIFATLFGAILLNYVPGMEFTLADASSIAIIGGADGPTAIFLSSQLSPDLLGAIAVAAYSYMALVPIIQPPIMKALTTPEERQIKMAQLRHVGKAEKILFPLAVLLMTILFLPSATPLVGMFCLGNLMKESGVVDRLSSTAQNELINIVTIFLGLGVGSKLKADTFLNVETLGILALGAVAFSIGTAGGVIMAKVLNKFSKEDINPLIGAAGVSAVPMAARVVNKVGLEANPQNFLLMHAMGPNVAGVLGSAVAAGILLALVG is encoded by the coding sequence ATGGATGGTTTATTAACATTATGGAATGAAACAGCCATTGCCAATTTTAAGTTTGAGCAACTTATTATGATGGCTGTGGGTTGTGGTTTGCTCTTCTTAGCAATAAAAAAAGGGTTTGAGCCGCTATTATTATTACCTATTGGATTTGGTGCAATTTTAGCAAACATTCCTAATGCAGGTTTTACAGATCCTGGCGGACTGCTTTACTACGTTTATTACGTAGGGATTGAAACAGGAATATTCCCGTTACTTATCTTTATGGGCGTAGGAGCGATGACGGACTTTGGTGCCTTAATTGCTAACCCTAAAACATTATGGTTAGGCGCAGCTGCTCAAGTCGGTATTTTTGCCACGTTGTTTGGTGCAATTTTACTTAACTATGTACCAGGAATGGAGTTTACACTAGCTGACGCTTCTTCCATTGCGATTATTGGTGGAGCCGATGGTCCAACGGCAATCTTTTTGTCTAGCCAGTTATCACCAGACCTATTAGGTGCAATAGCGGTTGCTGCCTATAGCTATATGGCATTAGTGCCTATTATCCAGCCACCAATTATGAAAGCACTGACGACACCTGAAGAGCGCCAAATTAAAATGGCTCAATTGCGTCATGTTGGTAAAGCTGAGAAGATACTATTTCCATTAGCGGTATTATTAATGACTATTTTATTCTTACCATCTGCGACGCCACTTGTTGGTATGTTTTGCTTAGGTAATTTAATGAAAGAGTCTGGTGTGGTTGATCGTTTATCAAGTACTGCTCAAAATGAATTAATTAATATTGTTACGATCTTCTTAGGGCTAGGTGTTGGATCTAAGCTAAAAGCGGATACCTTCTTAAATGTAGAGACATTAGGTATTTTGGCTCTTGGTGCTGTTGCTTTTAGTATTGGTACAGCAGGTGGTGTCATTATGGCTAAGGTTCTTAATAAGTTCTCGAAAGAAGATATTAACCCATTAATCGGTGCAGCAGGTGTATCTGCCGTTCCAATGGCGGCTCGTGTGGTTAATAAAGTTGGTCTTGAGGCTAATCCTCAAAACTTCTTGTTAATGCATGCTATGGGGCCAAACGTAGCGGGTGTGCTTGGTTCTGCTGTTGCTGCAGGTATACTTCTTGCGCTAGTTGGTTAA
- a CDS encoding YqaA family protein, which yields MFDWFNADSALWVLFSSGFLSATLLPGASEASLIATLQLNSFSTWLVVFVATLGNTLGGITNYWLGLLLPDKTSSQKHGHKAIQWIKKYGYWTLLFSWLPIIGDPLCLAAGWLRMRFWPCIFLIGVGKAARYALLSLAVNGIL from the coding sequence ATGTTTGATTGGTTTAATGCAGATTCTGCATTATGGGTATTATTTAGCTCTGGCTTTTTAAGTGCGACTTTATTACCAGGCGCTTCTGAAGCGAGTCTAATCGCAACATTGCAATTAAATAGCTTTTCTACATGGCTTGTTGTTTTTGTTGCAACGCTAGGCAATACATTAGGTGGAATAACAAACTATTGGCTTGGTTTATTACTTCCTGATAAAACTTCTTCGCAGAAACACGGTCATAAAGCCATTCAATGGATTAAAAAATATGGCTATTGGACATTATTATTTAGTTGGTTACCAATCATTGGCGATCCCCTTTGTTTAGCTGCCGGGTGGTTAAGGATGCGATTTTGGCCATGTATTTTTTTAATTGGGGTTGGTAAAGCGGCGCGATATGCCTTGCTATCGCTTGCAGTAAACGGGATTTTATAG
- a CDS encoding pitrilysin family protein yields MKKILSLSIVLALAGCSKSEFEAPKATDLPKGVTLVEQVLPKEGSTVIPYQKYTLDNGLTVILSPDHSDPLVHVDVTYHVGSAREEIGKSGFAHFFEHMMFQGSENVGDQQHFKIITEAGGTLNGTTNRDRTNYFETVPANQLEKMLWLESDRMGFLIDAVSQKKFEIQRSTVKNERGQNYDNRPYGLIYEKMGEALFPQGHPYSWQTIGYVEDLDRVDVNDLKAFFLRWYGPNNAVITIGGDLDSKQTLEWVNKYFGSIPRGPEVENAPKQPVTLKENRYITLEDRIQQPMVMIGWPTTYRGEETEASLDMLATLLGDGKTSLLYQELVKTGKVVDAGAFHDCAELSCTMYVYAMTDSGKNNDLSTAYKEVMDVLEKFDKEGVSKADLEEVQGSAEAGAIFGLQSVSGKVSQLASNETFYGNPNQLEKQLAELKAVTPEKVSQAFDTYMANKYKVTLSVVPKGKTQLEVQKPNFVTPKRDLPEYKKIDENSLDVRRAVDDFDRSIMPQPSKGVTAKAPDIYRANLNNGIEVLGTEAIETPTIQLQIAIPAGNRYVPKGKEGLASLTAAMMEEGTTTSSSEELQKKLDKLGSSVSFNSGSYTTTISVASLTKNIDQTLAIVDEMLFEPAFEQADFDRLQKQAVEGLVYEHQRPSWLASQATREILFKGTIFDRSPDGSLASVQALTLDDVKAFYKQTYTPIGTQIVSVGDINKSDLINKLAFLSDWKGETPEILAPQRLPTLNEQKIYLVNKPNAPQSVVRFVRQGMPFDATGELYQTQLANFNLGGNFNSRINQNLREDKGYTYGAGGYLMGNKEIGMSIFYAQVRADVTVESIKEFISEMDKFKKDGMTVDELNFMRLAVGQQDALKYETPGQKARLLGKILTYSLDDDFIDEQNELIETLGRDKLNSLAAKWFDPAQYQIVVVGDEKELLPKLKSLGIPVEVMTVKK; encoded by the coding sequence ATGAAAAAAATATTAAGCCTTTCAATTGTTTTGGCGCTTGCAGGTTGCAGTAAATCTGAATTTGAAGCTCCGAAAGCGACTGATTTACCAAAAGGGGTGACCCTTGTTGAGCAAGTTTTACCTAAAGAAGGCTCAACGGTTATCCCTTATCAAAAATACACGCTAGATAATGGTTTGACTGTCATTCTTAGTCCAGACCACTCTGATCCGCTTGTTCATGTTGATGTGACTTATCATGTTGGTTCTGCTCGAGAAGAAATCGGTAAATCAGGTTTTGCTCACTTCTTTGAACATATGATGTTCCAAGGTTCAGAGAATGTGGGTGATCAACAACACTTTAAAATTATTACTGAAGCGGGTGGTACATTAAACGGTACAACCAATCGTGATCGCACTAATTACTTTGAAACCGTGCCTGCAAATCAACTTGAAAAGATGTTATGGCTAGAATCTGATCGTATGGGATTCTTGATTGATGCTGTATCTCAAAAGAAATTTGAAATTCAGCGCAGTACGGTGAAAAACGAACGTGGACAAAATTACGATAATCGTCCATATGGCTTAATTTATGAAAAAATGGGCGAAGCATTATTCCCACAAGGTCATCCGTATTCATGGCAAACCATAGGTTATGTAGAGGACTTAGATCGCGTTGATGTTAATGATCTAAAAGCTTTTTTCTTACGTTGGTATGGTCCTAATAATGCCGTCATTACCATTGGTGGTGATTTAGATAGTAAGCAAACACTTGAATGGGTGAATAAATACTTTGGTTCGATCCCACGAGGACCAGAAGTTGAGAATGCACCTAAGCAACCTGTGACATTAAAAGAAAACCGTTACATCACATTAGAAGATCGTATTCAGCAACCAATGGTAATGATTGGTTGGCCAACAACGTATCGTGGTGAAGAAACCGAAGCTAGCCTTGATATGCTGGCAACATTACTAGGTGATGGTAAAACGAGTCTCTTATACCAAGAGTTAGTAAAAACTGGCAAAGTAGTAGATGCAGGCGCTTTCCATGACTGTGCTGAGTTATCTTGTACCATGTATGTGTACGCCATGACCGATTCTGGTAAAAATAATGACCTATCTACCGCATATAAAGAGGTCATGGATGTACTTGAAAAATTTGATAAAGAAGGGGTATCCAAGGCAGACCTAGAAGAAGTTCAAGGTAGTGCTGAAGCTGGAGCCATCTTTGGTTTACAATCGGTTTCAGGAAAAGTATCTCAACTTGCTTCTAATGAAACCTTTTATGGCAACCCAAATCAGTTAGAAAAACAATTAGCTGAGTTAAAAGCGGTTACACCAGAGAAAGTATCCCAAGCATTTGACACTTATATGGCTAACAAATATAAGGTTACTTTAAGTGTTGTACCTAAAGGAAAAACACAGTTAGAAGTTCAAAAGCCAAATTTTGTAACGCCAAAGCGAGATCTTCCTGAATACAAAAAAATTGATGAAAATAGTTTAGATGTTCGTAGAGCTGTTGATGATTTTGATCGCTCAATTATGCCTCAACCATCAAAAGGCGTAACCGCTAAAGCACCTGATATTTACCGTGCTAATTTAAATAATGGTATTGAAGTTCTGGGAACTGAAGCGATTGAAACACCTACAATTCAATTACAAATAGCAATTCCAGCAGGTAATCGCTACGTACCGAAAGGGAAAGAAGGGTTAGCGTCGTTAACTGCTGCAATGATGGAAGAAGGTACAACGACATCTTCCTCTGAAGAGTTACAAAAGAAATTGGATAAATTAGGTAGTTCTGTATCGTTTAATTCGGGTAGCTACACAACGACGATATCGGTGGCGTCGTTAACAAAAAATATCGATCAGACCTTAGCTATCGTAGATGAAATGTTGTTTGAACCCGCGTTTGAGCAAGCTGATTTTGACCGTTTACAAAAGCAAGCTGTTGAAGGGCTTGTATATGAACATCAAAGACCATCTTGGTTAGCATCACAAGCAACTCGTGAAATTTTGTTCAAAGGGACGATTTTTGATCGCTCGCCAGATGGTTCATTAGCATCAGTTCAAGCTCTGACGTTAGATGATGTTAAAGCTTTCTATAAGCAAACCTACACGCCGATTGGTACTCAAATTGTGTCAGTTGGTGATATTAATAAATCAGATTTGATAAACAAATTAGCGTTTTTATCTGATTGGAAGGGAGAAACACCTGAAATTTTAGCACCGCAACGCTTACCAACTTTAAACGAGCAAAAAATTTATTTGGTTAATAAACCAAATGCACCTCAAAGCGTGGTTCGTTTTGTTCGACAAGGTATGCCGTTTGATGCAACAGGTGAACTGTATCAAACACAGCTAGCTAATTTTAATTTAGGTGGAAACTTTAATAGCCGAATTAATCAGAACCTACGTGAAGATAAAGGCTACACTTATGGAGCTGGTGGCTACTTAATGGGTAATAAAGAGATCGGAATGTCGATTTTTTATGCGCAAGTAAGAGCCGATGTGACTGTTGAATCAATTAAAGAATTTATTTCTGAAATGGATAAATTCAAAAAAGATGGAATGACAGTTGATGAACTGAATTTTATGCGCTTAGCCGTAGGGCAACAAGATGCATTAAAGTATGAAACTCCGGGCCAAAAAGCACGCTTACTTGGCAAAATACTGACGTATTCATTGGATGATGATTTCATTGATGAACAAAATGAACTTATTGAGACGCTAGGTCGAGATAAGTTGAACTCATTAGCGGCTAAATGGTTCGATCCTGCACAGTATCAAATTGTTGTGGTTGGTGATGAAAAAGAACTATTACCTAAATTGAAATCACTAGGTATTCCTGTTGAAGTGATGACAGTGAAAAAGTAA
- the gshA gene encoding glutamate--cysteine ligase yields the protein MTEFINRLQKVASNPNAFKKTGRGIERETLRFTSGASLSTKPHPEGVGSALTHKYITTDFAESLLEFITPVSNDVDTVLKQLEDVHHYTVSHMGDEKLWPLSMPCFVTHDDDITLAQYGESNVGKLKTTYREGLKRRYGSVMQVISGVHFNFSFSTEFWDELFGEQSEDQRKESVSDAYFALIRNYYRFGWLIPYFFGASPALCSSFIQGRETSMDFESLGKTYYLPYATSLRLSDLGYTNDAQSNLKISLNSVNEYVDGLNKAIRTPSEEFAKIGLKEGDKHIQLNSNVLQIENELYAPIRPKRVTKSGERPSEALERDGVEYIEVRSLDVNPYSPIGVNEDQVRFLDMFLTWTVLSDSAPMNDSEMACWKDNWNKIIEKGRKPGLELKIGCQGERLTQKAWAERVFEDLLVIAKEMDRVNGDDAYQQTHKRLSAMIDDPELTISGRLLAETKAAGGIGVIGCKLAVEHRETHLAHQYRFYTKQELDAEVERSVQAQKEIEANDKLSFSEYLEEYFSYLK from the coding sequence TTGACCGAATTTATCAACCGATTACAGAAAGTCGCTTCCAATCCTAACGCCTTTAAAAAAACAGGCCGAGGAATTGAAAGAGAAACGCTTCGATTCACTTCAGGAGCGTCACTTTCAACTAAGCCACACCCAGAAGGCGTAGGTTCAGCATTAACACATAAATACATCACAACAGATTTTGCAGAATCATTATTAGAGTTTATTACTCCAGTATCAAATGATGTTGATACCGTATTAAAGCAACTAGAAGATGTACACCACTATACGGTTTCTCACATGGGAGACGAAAAACTATGGCCACTTTCAATGCCATGTTTTGTTACTCATGATGACGATATTACGTTAGCTCAATACGGTGAATCGAACGTAGGTAAACTGAAAACAACTTATCGTGAAGGCCTAAAGCGTCGTTACGGTAGCGTGATGCAAGTGATTTCTGGCGTACATTTTAATTTTTCATTTTCAACAGAGTTTTGGGATGAATTATTTGGTGAACAATCAGAAGACCAAAGAAAAGAATCGGTATCAGATGCTTATTTTGCATTAATTCGAAACTACTACCGTTTTGGTTGGTTAATTCCTTATTTCTTTGGTGCTTCACCGGCATTATGTAGCTCATTTATTCAAGGTCGTGAAACCTCTATGGACTTTGAATCCTTAGGTAAGACTTATTACTTACCTTATGCTACATCATTACGTCTGAGTGATTTGGGCTATACCAATGATGCTCAAAGTAATCTAAAAATTAGCCTGAACAGCGTTAATGAATATGTTGATGGTTTAAATAAAGCCATTCGAACACCATCAGAAGAGTTCGCTAAAATAGGTTTAAAAGAAGGTGATAAACATATTCAGTTGAACTCAAATGTTCTTCAAATTGAAAATGAACTTTATGCTCCAATTCGCCCAAAACGAGTGACAAAAAGTGGCGAAAGACCTTCTGAAGCACTAGAAAGAGACGGGGTTGAGTACATTGAAGTTCGTTCTTTAGATGTAAACCCGTACAGTCCAATTGGTGTTAATGAAGATCAAGTTCGCTTCTTAGATATGTTCTTAACTTGGACTGTTCTGAGTGACTCTGCACCAATGAATGACAGTGAAATGGCTTGTTGGAAAGACAACTGGAATAAGATCATTGAAAAAGGTCGTAAACCGGGGTTAGAACTAAAAATTGGTTGCCAAGGTGAACGATTAACTCAAAAAGCATGGGCTGAAAGAGTATTTGAAGATTTGCTGGTTATCGCAAAAGAAATGGATCGCGTTAACGGCGATGACGCTTATCAACAGACTCATAAACGCCTAAGTGCAATGATTGATGATCCTGAGTTAACGATTTCAGGTCGTCTATTGGCTGAAACAAAAGCCGCTGGCGGTATCGGTGTGATTGGTTGTAAATTGGCGGTAGAGCATCGTGAAACACACTTAGCTCATCAATATCGTTTTTATACTAAGCAAGAGTTAGATGCTGAAGTTGAACGTTCAGTTCAGGCACAAAAAGAAATTGAAGCGAATGATAAGCTTTCTTTTTCTGAATATTTAGAAGAATACTTCAGTTATTTGAAGTGA
- the luxS gene encoding S-ribosylhomocysteine lyase encodes MPLLDSFTVDHTRMEAPAVRVAKTMQTPKGDTITVFDLRFTAPNKDILSEKGIHTLEHLYAGFMRNHLNGSGVEIIDISPMGCRTGFYMSLIGTPAEQAVADAWVSSMEDVLKVEAQNKIPELNEYQCGTYEMHSLDEAKAIASTVLASGISVNKNDELALSDSMLKELSNH; translated from the coding sequence ATGCCATTGTTAGATAGTTTTACTGTAGATCATACTCGTATGGAAGCACCGGCGGTTCGTGTTGCGAAAACAATGCAAACACCTAAAGGCGATACAATTACTGTATTTGATTTACGCTTTACTGCACCAAATAAAGATATTCTGTCAGAGAAAGGCATTCATACACTAGAGCATTTATACGCAGGTTTTATGCGTAACCACCTTAATGGCAGCGGTGTTGAAATTATTGATATCTCGCCAATGGGGTGTCGTACTGGCTTCTATATGAGTTTGATCGGTACACCAGCTGAGCAAGCAGTTGCAGATGCATGGGTGTCATCAATGGAAGATGTGCTGAAAGTAGAAGCTCAAAATAAAATTCCTGAACTGAATGAGTATCAATGTGGTACTTATGAAATGCATTCACTTGATGAAGCAAAAGCAATCGCAAGCACAGTGCTTGCATCAGGTATCAGCGTAAATAAAAATGATGAACTTGCACTATCTGATTCAATGCTAAAAGAATTATCTAATCATTAA
- a CDS encoding CNNM domain-containing protein, whose protein sequence is MDDISTGALFTLLAILIVISGYFSSSETGMMSLNRYRLKHLSNQGHKGAKRVEKLLSRPDRLIGLILIGNNLVNILASAIATILGMRLYGDLGVAIATGVLTLVILVFAEVTPKTLAAMYPERVSYSSSIVLNVLMKLLSPLVILVNLITNGFLKILGLGSGHDDKDKLSSEELRTVVHEAGGLIPRRHQDMLISILDLEHVTVNDIMVPRSEITGIDINDDWKSISRQLTHSPHGRIVLYRDQIDEVVGMLRLRESYRLMLEKNEFTKETLLRAADEIYFIPEATPLNSQLLKFQRNKERIGLVVDEYGDIQGLITLEDILEEIVGEFTTSMAPSLAEEITPQPDGSFMIEGSANIRDINKGLKWDLPTDGPRTLNGLILEHLEEIPETEISLEIEQHNMEIVAVEENKINLVKVFPSTEDDK, encoded by the coding sequence TTGGACGATATATCAACCGGTGCCCTATTTACGTTATTAGCTATACTCATTGTTATCTCAGGTTACTTCTCAAGCTCAGAAACGGGCATGATGTCGTTAAACCGCTACCGCCTAAAGCACCTGTCAAATCAGGGGCATAAAGGTGCAAAACGTGTTGAAAAACTACTCAGTCGTCCAGATCGCCTCATTGGCCTTATCCTTATCGGCAATAACCTTGTTAACATTCTAGCCTCTGCAATAGCAACCATTCTTGGTATGCGACTTTATGGTGACCTAGGCGTAGCCATCGCTACCGGTGTATTAACTCTTGTGATTCTTGTCTTTGCAGAAGTAACCCCTAAAACCCTTGCAGCAATGTACCCAGAACGCGTTTCTTATAGCAGTAGTATCGTCCTTAATGTGTTAATGAAACTGCTTTCTCCACTGGTTATTTTAGTAAATCTAATCACTAATGGTTTCTTAAAAATACTCGGCCTTGGTTCAGGACATGACGATAAAGATAAATTAAGTTCTGAAGAATTAAGAACCGTTGTTCATGAGGCGGGAGGATTAATTCCTCGTCGTCACCAAGATATGCTGATTTCAATACTGGATTTAGAGCACGTTACCGTTAACGATATTATGGTGCCTCGTAGTGAAATTACAGGGATTGATATTAACGATGATTGGAAATCGATTTCACGTCAATTAACTCACTCCCCTCACGGACGTATTGTTTTATATCGAGATCAAATCGATGAAGTGGTTGGGATGCTTCGCTTACGTGAATCTTATCGCTTGATGCTTGAAAAAAATGAATTTACCAAAGAAACACTATTAAGAGCCGCGGATGAAATTTATTTCATACCTGAAGCGACCCCACTTAATTCACAGCTATTAAAGTTTCAGCGTAATAAAGAACGCATTGGTTTAGTTGTTGATGAATACGGTGATATCCAGGGTTTAATAACATTAGAAGATATTTTGGAAGAAATTGTTGGTGAATTCACTACCTCAATGGCTCCAAGTTTAGCTGAAGAAATTACACCTCAGCCTGATGGCAGCTTTATGATTGAAGGTAGTGCCAATATTCGAGACATTAATAAAGGCTTAAAATGGGACTTACCAACAGATGGACCAAGAACACTTAATGGCTTAATCCTTGAGCATTTAGAAGAGATCCCTGAAACGGAAATTAGCCTCGAAATTGAACAGCATAATATGGAAATTGTCGCTGTAGAAGAAAACAAAATTAACCTTGTAAAAGTATTCCCAAGTACTGAAGATGATAAATAA
- a CDS encoding inner membrane protein YpjD: MDTITAIGAALSYFLALGFVIPGLASKNKIQTKVVFVCAFLALLLHAWQLKELILNTAGQNLSILNVASLISFIISLVMSVSMLKFRVWFILPVVYSFSAINLLAATFLPGAFITHLETHPSLLIHISLALFAYSTLMIATLYALQLAWLDHKLKSKKSLMLNPNLPPLMMVERQLFKIILVGLLLLTLTLMTGFTFIQDMFAQGKAHKAILSFIAWIIYATLTWGHYQRGWRGQKALWFSLSGAFLLTLAYFGSRFVQEIVLT, encoded by the coding sequence ATGGATACCATTACAGCAATCGGTGCTGCTCTATCTTACTTTCTTGCATTAGGCTTTGTTATCCCAGGCTTAGCAAGTAAAAATAAAATTCAGACCAAAGTTGTGTTCGTTTGTGCATTCCTTGCGCTGCTTTTGCATGCCTGGCAACTCAAAGAGCTCATTTTAAATACTGCCGGACAAAACCTAAGTATTTTAAATGTCGCTTCTCTTATTAGCTTTATTATATCGCTAGTAATGAGTGTCTCTATGCTCAAGTTCCGAGTATGGTTCATTTTACCTGTGGTTTATAGCTTTTCTGCCATTAACCTATTAGCAGCGACTTTCTTGCCAGGTGCATTTATTACTCACCTTGAAACTCACCCAAGTTTACTCATCCACATATCTTTGGCTTTATTTGCTTATTCAACATTGATGATTGCTACACTCTATGCGCTTCAATTAGCTTGGCTTGATCATAAACTCAAAAGCAAAAAATCATTAATGTTAAATCCAAACCTTCCTCCATTAATGATGGTTGAACGCCAACTTTTCAAGATCATTCTTGTGGGTTTATTACTACTCACTCTTACATTAATGACTGGATTCACATTTATTCAAGATATGTTTGCTCAAGGTAAAGCTCACAAAGCAATACTTTCCTTTATTGCTTGGATTATCTACGCAACATTAACTTGGGGCCACTATCAGCGTGGGTGGCGTGGTCAAAAAGCATTATGGTTCAGTTTATCTGGTGCTTTCTTACTGACCCTTGCTTACTTTGGTAGCCGTTTTGTTCAAGAGATTGTGTTAACTTAA